A single region of the Anaerolineales bacterium genome encodes:
- a CDS encoding WD40 repeat domain-containing protein, producing the protein MPIRRRAVQVFILLAIAALSFAVNVNRLWGQNAPSMILDVAWSPNGERLAMVDNSGTLRIRVSDQSTDIFHFTRPLVLYKASITWSPQGERLAAGIGNRMYIWNTTSWQLVYEFAVGDPDGFFTFDSIQNIPEGVQKITWSVDGRYVVVGTYSYETSVWDNQESRSIFQEGDLSGGGPGRVWLGDNGWLGDGATKVNVFSGELIVPSVEDIQNRYGGSAEGGATEPRPDNTQIAWGNNTGFLLIYNLNTLQGVNAIEVTDSIPPAPRRSIADISWDGTWNFIAVVSHDGELYIVNLLTEDVATVLNINGQLNAVNWNPTNNLVTYAGVSSTGESILETVDVSGIAGVPTVVPTPHPTPSGGFIIPPGDPVCPGGGGEWIWVDGELVFVCGVTWE; encoded by the coding sequence ATGCCGATACGACGTCGCGCCGTTCAAGTGTTCATTCTACTGGCAATTGCGGCACTCTCTTTCGCCGTTAACGTGAATAGGCTATGGGGACAAAACGCACCTTCTATGATCCTTGATGTGGCATGGAGTCCCAACGGTGAGAGACTGGCTATGGTGGATAACAGTGGTACGCTTCGCATTAGGGTATCTGATCAAAGCACAGACATTTTTCACTTTACACGCCCCCTTGTGTTGTACAAGGCATCTATTACTTGGAGTCCACAAGGGGAACGACTCGCTGCTGGCATTGGTAATAGGATGTATATCTGGAACACCACTTCGTGGCAATTAGTTTACGAGTTTGCCGTAGGCGATCCTGATGGGTTCTTCACATTTGATTCTATTCAAAATATCCCAGAAGGAGTACAAAAGATTACATGGAGTGTGGATGGGCGCTATGTGGTCGTCGGTACATACAGTTATGAAACGAGTGTATGGGATAACCAAGAGAGTCGGTCAATCTTTCAAGAAGGAGATTTATCCGGTGGTGGACCCGGAAGAGTTTGGTTGGGTGATAATGGATGGCTGGGAGATGGCGCAACGAAAGTAAATGTATTTTCAGGTGAACTCATTGTTCCCAGCGTTGAAGATATTCAAAATAGATATGGGGGATCTGCTGAAGGGGGTGCAACAGAACCTCGACCAGACAATACTCAGATAGCTTGGGGGAATAACACTGGCTTTCTGCTAATTTACAATCTAAATACTCTTCAAGGTGTAAATGCTATTGAAGTCACAGACAGCATACCGCCAGCACCGAGGCGCAGCATTGCCGACATTTCATGGGATGGTACGTGGAATTTCATCGCGGTTGTGTCACATGACGGTGAGCTTTACATTGTCAATCTCTTGACTGAAGATGTGGCAACCGTTCTGAATATCAATGGGCAGTTGAACGCAGTGAATTGGAACCCCACCAATAACCTTGTCACCTATGCTGGCGTAAGCAGTACGGGGGAGTCCATTTTGGAAACGGTGGATGTCAGCGGGATCGCTGGTGTGCCAACGGTAGTGCCCACACCTCACCCCACGCCCAGCGGCGGCTTCATCATTCCTCCCGGCGATCCCGTCTGCCCCGGCGGTGGTGGCGAGTGGATATGGGTCGATGGGGAGTTGGTCTTCGTCTGCGGGGTCACATGGGAGTAG
- a CDS encoding PD40 domain-containing protein, with the protein MSRRMRLFIALLFATLAFYTLTIPLSPVHSQGETPTQTYLIAAGDALALTEALAGANHAAEFGDVATVIYLEGGTYTFALPGSPSQPILPTVRGNLTLYGNNATLLFRYLETPLYPGITPIIIMPQGDLTIHHATLRVMEGNGRAITNYGALHILDAVIDTGDPTAAEGGIINEGELLISRTTFAHHRQRSAAAVGGAIYNVGQMSITCGRFLNNRASQGGAIYNAEGGTAAIHESYFEGNYGNGGGAVFNGAESPLDASGNWWGADGVPEVNETTFVADAVSTSVTFMPAAVSDPTQTSGCASPPPQTPPIPATPPPANAPVPPPDLRSPLSYGGCPQAGQGNTCLYTLMPDGTTRQISGLQMSSPPVWSPDGQKAAYQSWRHGRGELFVYDTLTWGEIQVTESWGWEDSHPTWSPDGVYLLFDSNRHHARYDAVWLVKADGTQRLSPTPIGVPPYNAMPYPRYPTFSPDGTTIALTHRASANPFDPYGLWLLRRDTFGAWTQTAHLVYLYYGDSGRPAFPQWSPDGTRLYYTLNGVIRRVNDVATAVYYGTTLVQGGQFDLSPDGTQIAYVYQQTSPTMQTQYRLAEADGSNPRLVMALPGQSNADGLGFGQASGGRIVFASARDEFRTGNEGDLEIFTANPDGSGLQQLTENTVTDTQPAFSPDGTRIAYISTLNGNRDLFIMNADGTNPINLTNSPSVNEDEPAWSPDSTRIAFTSDNDGRRSNIWMIILATGQPMPLTSLTGDVGTWDTSPAWSPEGTRIVFVRIGDNRLDPPPSTPTPTPPPGTRDPKRRLIILEIATGLETAIPVAEPAYDSAWMPVLTAEGKHRIAFVSEEGGSSEIYCIDFDLPLTQASVFRVTDGAGWWNDSPAWSPDGNSFLFVSNRTGSSRDGSSVAVTLERPGNRRLWTATPIQNSALTPITAGIDGDIAPSWGRSSAVLVIPPSPPTINPDLELAKYGVEATGGWSTLEKLNILAGVRKTALALAMHTRHMEIGNTSGIPAEGRNAPSDVFRRVMAASNPSAPTLIRIMRQTGAQTTHCEATAIGTPQGVDALIQCNYAATAVMSEHTIVHELGHVFYYRSGRGNPYLLNVGLGDYIEDPSEENRRQINSERVIRDNLRTDLRFEERPVMGVVVQQSVLDWQRGKDGWGSGPATINEGVGRRFQQNAFDVPQPYDAGGSQAEEYEETGADMFLNWVYRMVLDDLSLDTGFKNRAWRIEVSLNVAYCQRKYLGCEYTAHRPGDKRFDWMNRVLQAIFDGNSTTWKN; encoded by the coding sequence ATGTCCCGTCGGATGCGTTTGTTCATTGCCCTTCTGTTCGCTACCCTAGCGTTTTACACCCTCACCATACCCTTATCTCCCGTACACTCACAGGGAGAGACGCCAACCCAAACCTACCTCATCGCGGCGGGGGACGCGCTGGCGCTCACCGAGGCGTTGGCGGGCGCGAACCACGCCGCAGAGTTTGGCGATGTGGCAACGGTAATCTACCTCGAAGGAGGGACGTACACCTTTGCCCTCCCCGGCTCGCCCTCTCAACCCATCCTCCCCACCGTGCGAGGAAACTTGACCCTCTACGGGAACAACGCCACCCTCCTCTTTCGCTATCTGGAAACCCCGCTCTACCCCGGCATCACGCCGATCATCATCATGCCGCAGGGTGATTTGACAATCCACCACGCCACGCTGCGGGTCATGGAGGGAAACGGACGGGCAATCACGAACTATGGTGCGCTCCATATCCTTGACGCGGTGATTGACACTGGCGACCCGACGGCGGCGGAAGGGGGAATCATCAATGAAGGTGAACTGCTCATCAGCCGGACGACCTTCGCCCACCACCGCCAACGGAGCGCAGCGGCAGTCGGTGGGGCGATCTATAATGTTGGGCAAATGTCTATCACCTGTGGACGTTTTCTGAATAACCGTGCCTCACAAGGGGGAGCGATTTACAATGCCGAGGGTGGGACGGCAGCCATTCATGAAAGCTATTTTGAGGGAAATTATGGCAATGGCGGCGGGGCGGTTTTCAACGGCGCAGAAAGCCCCCTTGACGCCAGTGGAAATTGGTGGGGGGCGGACGGTGTGCCAGAGGTGAACGAGACCACCTTTGTGGCGGATGCGGTCAGTACAAGCGTCACCTTCATGCCCGCTGCGGTGAGCGATCCGACCCAAACCTCTGGCTGCGCCTCACCGCCACCACAAACGCCGCCTATCCCCGCTACCCCACCGCCCGCCAATGCCCCCGTCCCGCCCCCCGATTTGCGCTCACCGCTCTCCTACGGCGGGTGTCCGCAAGCCGGGCAGGGAAATACCTGTCTCTACACGCTCATGCCCGATGGCACAACCCGCCAAATCAGCGGATTGCAGATGAGCAGCCCGCCCGTCTGGTCGCCGGACGGACAGAAGGCTGCCTATCAATCGTGGCGGCACGGACGCGGCGAACTCTTTGTTTACGACACGCTCACATGGGGGGAAATTCAGGTCACCGAGTCCTGGGGTTGGGAGGATAGTCACCCCACATGGTCACCGGATGGGGTGTATCTCCTCTTTGACTCGAATCGCCACCATGCTCGTTACGATGCGGTTTGGCTGGTCAAGGCGGATGGCACACAGCGCTTGAGTCCAACACCGATTGGCGTCCCACCCTACAACGCGATGCCCTACCCGCGCTACCCTACCTTCTCGCCCGATGGGACGACGATTGCCCTCACCCACCGCGCCTCGGCAAACCCCTTTGACCCCTATGGCTTGTGGCTGCTGCGGCGAGATACATTCGGCGCTTGGACACAGACAGCTCACCTCGTCTACCTCTACTACGGAGACAGCGGACGCCCTGCCTTCCCGCAGTGGTCGCCCGATGGGACGCGCTTGTACTACACGCTCAATGGGGTGATCCGGCGGGTGAACGATGTGGCGACAGCAGTCTACTACGGGACGACATTGGTTCAGGGCGGACAGTTTGACCTCTCCCCCGACGGGACGCAGATCGCCTATGTCTACCAGCAGACGTCCCCCACGATGCAAACTCAGTACCGCTTGGCGGAGGCGGATGGCTCGAATCCGCGTTTGGTCATGGCGTTGCCGGGACAGAGCAATGCCGATGGGTTGGGTTTTGGGCAAGCATCGGGGGGACGAATTGTCTTTGCCTCAGCACGCGATGAATTTCGCACTGGCAATGAGGGCGATTTAGAAATTTTCACAGCGAATCCTGATGGGTCAGGGCTTCAGCAACTTACTGAGAATACCGTCACCGATACCCAACCTGCTTTTTCACCCGATGGGACACGAATTGCCTATATTTCCACGCTAAATGGCAATCGTGATCTCTTTATCATGAACGCCGATGGGACCAATCCTATCAATCTGACCAATTCCCCATCTGTCAATGAAGATGAACCGGCGTGGTCGCCAGATAGCACTCGAATTGCCTTTACTTCAGACAATGATGGGCGGCGCAGCAACATTTGGATGATTATCCTTGCGACTGGACAGCCGATGCCATTAACCTCGCTGACGGGTGACGTGGGGACATGGGATACCAGTCCGGCATGGTCGCCGGAAGGGACGCGGATTGTATTTGTGCGGATTGGGGACAACCGCCTTGATCCGCCTCCCTCTACACCAACGCCTACACCGCCACCGGGAACACGCGATCCCAAGCGGCGACTGATCATCCTTGAGATAGCGACTGGACTGGAAACCGCTATTCCTGTAGCCGAACCTGCTTATGATTCGGCATGGATGCCTGTTTTGACGGCGGAAGGAAAACACCGTATCGCTTTTGTCTCCGAAGAGGGGGGATCATCCGAAATCTATTGCATTGATTTCGATCTTCCTTTAACGCAGGCGAGTGTCTTTCGGGTCACGGACGGCGCGGGGTGGTGGAATGACAGCCCGGCATGGTCACCGGATGGCAATTCTTTCCTGTTTGTTTCTAACCGCACGGGGAGCAGTCGGGATGGGAGTAGTGTGGCGGTGACCTTAGAGCGCCCCGGCAATCGTCGACTCTGGACAGCCACACCCATCCAGAATAGCGCCTTAACGCCCATCACCGCCGGAATTGATGGGGACATCGCACCTTCTTGGGGACGTTCTTCCGCTGTTTTGGTGATACCACCATCACCGCCAACGATTAACCCTGACCTCGAATTGGCAAAATACGGCGTGGAGGCGACTGGGGGATGGTCAACCCTCGAAAAACTGAACATCCTCGCCGGTGTGCGCAAAACGGCATTGGCATTGGCGATGCACACGCGGCACATGGAGATCGGCAACACCAGTGGCATTCCCGCCGAAGGGCGAAACGCGCCAAGCGATGTGTTTCGGCGCGTCATGGCGGCATCCAACCCCTCTGCCCCAACGTTGATTCGTATCATGCGTCAAACCGGAGCGCAAACGACCCATTGTGAGGCAACTGCCATTGGCACACCGCAAGGCGTAGATGCCCTGATTCAGTGTAACTATGCCGCGACAGCCGTCATGAGCGAACACACCATTGTCCATGAATTGGGGCATGTTTTCTACTACCGCAGCGGGCGTGGTAATCCTTATCTATTAAATGTTGGCTTGGGCGACTACATCGAAGATCCGAGTGAAGAAAATAGGCGGCAGATCAATTCGGAAAGAGTGATTCGGGACAATTTACGCACTGATTTACGTTTTGAGGAACGTCCAGTAATGGGTGTAGTCGTCCAACAAAGTGTTCTGGATTGGCAACGCGGGAAAGATGGCTGGGGGAGCGGTCCCGCAACAATAAATGAGGGCGTAGGGCGACGTTTCCAACAAAATGCTTTTGATGTTCCACAGCCCTACGATGCTGGCGGAAGTCAGGCGGAAGAATATGAAGAAACTGGTGCGGATATGTTTCTGAATTGGGTCTATCGCATGGTCTTGGATGATCTCTCACTTGATACAGGGTTCAAGAACCGTGCATGGCGCATCGAGGTTTCTCTAAATGTTGCCTACTGCCAACGAAAATATCTTGGCTGTGAATACACCGCCCACCGTCCCGGTGACAAGCGCTTTGATTGGATGAATCGTGTCCTGCAAGCCATTTTCGATGGGAATAGCACCACTTGGAAAAACTAA
- a CDS encoding WD40 repeat domain-containing protein, which produces MPKIPLKSQLLLVAITLVLFSIHPVVGSAQNVEAVLLDVAWSPDGTMLASIANDGTFNITVPSQNTTVFEFARPSTLVKAAVAWNPLGDRLTVGIGNRMYIWNVETWQLLHEYEVGLPSGFFTWIDVDNIPEGVQTITWSLDGRYVVAGTYSYETSVWDTQQGQLIFRDGDLSGGGPGRVWLNNDGRMGDGANWLNAFTGDRTRPPTEDIQRRFGGNAEGGTTEPRPDNSQIAWGTIDGYLLIIDLNTTWAVIGIEVTDSTPPAPRRNISDISWNGTGEFIGVVSNDGELYVVNLATREVATVLNVAGRLTTVNWNPTNNLVTYAGVSSTGESILETVDVSGIAGVPTVVPTLTPPTATPPLPTAYPHPTGIPGGAPICPGGGGEWVWENGFPIFICQPNWE; this is translated from the coding sequence ATGCCCAAAATACCTCTCAAGTCTCAGCTTTTGCTGGTGGCAATCACGCTAGTTCTATTCAGTATCCACCCTGTCGTTGGGTCAGCTCAAAATGTAGAGGCTGTTCTATTGGATGTTGCGTGGAGTCCCGATGGGACAATGCTAGCTAGTATTGCAAATGATGGCACTTTCAATATTACGGTGCCAAGCCAAAATACTACAGTCTTTGAGTTTGCACGCCCAAGTACATTGGTTAAAGCAGCCGTTGCGTGGAACCCGCTTGGAGACCGACTCACCGTAGGCATAGGTAATCGTATGTACATCTGGAATGTGGAGACCTGGCAACTACTGCATGAATATGAAGTGGGGTTACCGAGCGGTTTTTTCACATGGATAGATGTAGACAATATCCCAGAAGGCGTGCAGACGATCACATGGAGCCTAGATGGACGCTATGTTGTCGCCGGTACATACAGCTATGAAACAAGCGTCTGGGATACACAGCAAGGGCAACTAATTTTTCGCGATGGCGATTTATCAGGTGGCGGACCGGGGCGAGTGTGGCTCAATAACGATGGTCGTATGGGAGATGGCGCAAACTGGCTCAATGCATTTACAGGTGATCGTACCCGTCCTCCAACAGAAGACATCCAAAGACGATTTGGCGGTAATGCTGAAGGCGGCACAACCGAACCCAGACCAGACAACAGTCAGATCGCTTGGGGGACTATTGATGGCTATTTACTGATCATCGATCTCAACACAACGTGGGCTGTCATAGGCATCGAAGTCACAGACAGTACACCGCCAGCGCCGAGACGCAACATTTCTGATATATCTTGGAATGGAACTGGGGAATTTATAGGAGTGGTCTCCAATGATGGAGAATTATACGTTGTCAATTTAGCTACAAGAGAAGTAGCTACTGTTTTAAACGTGGCGGGTCGGTTAACTACTGTGAATTGGAACCCCACCAATAACCTTGTCACCTATGCTGGCGTAAGCAGTACAGGGGAGTCCATTTTGGAAACGGTAGATGTCAGCGGGATCGCTGGTGTGCCAACGGTAGTGCCTACCCTCACACCGCCAACCGCGACGCCCCCTCTCCCTACCGCCTACCCTCATCCCACCGGCATTCCCGGCGGCGCCCCCATCTGCCCCGGCGGTGGCGGCGAGTGGGTGTGGGAAAATGGCTTCCCCATCTTCATCTGCCAACCAAATTGGGAGTAG
- a CDS encoding M23 family metallopeptidase has product MQTQYRLAEVDGSNPRVVLALPGQSNADGLGFGQANPQYCRVIINTGETMYGFSDPEDALRLRDSVPARRFEKALNLASYQGAYSKDDVASLDIVQYYKDKAYNIVEVEATYITPQSGPARFWMYAGYGLTLVSGDCATAPVQAQLPECIVDGNLTNGASYDVLRVPVSNNLPSSKIPASANSRDYKIIEKHVDYKNVTWFYVSQIFLQGGTTPSGDAITGWVEKSFFYADENNPPPCLSTLLRATRYDIDPNDSALSWRTYEGNPSPKFSDWPVDPAILCETPRREIHTLGIQGRDHNYPRGTHHAADFFIPTDRPIHARAVADGIVVGINIDGNEGSHYQWGGTVSETSGYAVIIRHGHFYILYGHLESIHAESIYVGAVIRTGEQLGVIGQFTADGISSETHLHLEVHSYGSQVYNPEADPPLPLRLEIAPNGILPRQVGTAGEIIPPHLYDVMQFLPSSDASFAFSPDVLTNAPNPFDPQKTVGQASLQVQMNCFLDYYSALPGTGYIVQHNGYRGFVGYGTEAFASPLVITEPNH; this is encoded by the coding sequence ATGCAAACTCAGTACCGCTTGGCGGAGGTGGATGGCTCGAATCCGCGCGTGGTGCTGGCGCTGCCGGGACAGAGCAATGCCGATGGGTTGGGCTTTGGGCAGGCGAATCCCCAATATTGTCGCGTCATCATCAACACAGGCGAAACCATGTATGGGTTTAGTGATCCTGAAGACGCCCTCCGCTTACGAGATAGTGTGCCCGCCAGACGTTTTGAAAAAGCCTTGAATCTAGCCTCGTATCAGGGGGCTTATTCAAAGGATGATGTAGCCTCCCTCGATATCGTGCAATACTACAAAGACAAAGCCTATAACATTGTTGAGGTGGAAGCGACGTATATTACTCCTCAATCGGGACCCGCTCGCTTCTGGATGTACGCTGGCTATGGGCTTACACTCGTCAGTGGTGATTGTGCTACAGCCCCTGTTCAGGCTCAACTGCCTGAATGTATTGTGGATGGCAATCTGACGAACGGGGCAAGCTATGATGTTTTGAGGGTTCCCGTTTCCAATAATCTGCCCTCATCTAAGATTCCGGCGAGTGCCAATTCACGGGATTACAAAATCATCGAGAAGCATGTAGATTACAAGAATGTCACATGGTTTTATGTCTCTCAGATTTTCCTTCAAGGAGGGACAACCCCATCAGGTGACGCCATAACCGGATGGGTGGAAAAATCGTTCTTCTATGCCGATGAAAACAACCCTCCACCGTGCCTTAGTACACTTCTTCGTGCCACGCGCTATGACATCGATCCAAATGACTCGGCGTTATCTTGGCGTACTTACGAGGGTAATCCATCCCCCAAATTCTCTGATTGGCCCGTTGATCCTGCCATTTTGTGCGAAACCCCACGACGAGAAATTCATACCTTGGGAATTCAAGGGCGAGACCACAACTACCCGCGTGGCACCCATCATGCCGCAGACTTTTTCATCCCAACGGATAGACCGATCCACGCACGGGCGGTAGCGGATGGCATTGTGGTGGGCATCAACATAGACGGCAACGAAGGGTCACATTATCAGTGGGGCGGGACGGTCAGTGAAACGAGTGGCTATGCGGTCATCATTCGGCATGGGCATTTCTATATTCTCTATGGTCATCTGGAGTCCATCCATGCTGAGTCCATCTATGTGGGCGCGGTGATCCGAACGGGGGAGCAACTTGGCGTCATTGGTCAATTCACAGCGGATGGCATTTCTAGCGAGACACATCTCCATTTGGAAGTTCACAGCTATGGCTCGCAGGTTTATAACCCTGAGGCTGATCCGCCCTTACCCCTACGCCTAGAGATCGCGCCCAATGGTATTTTGCCTCGTCAGGTAGGCACTGCGGGGGAAATTATCCCCCCGCATCTCTACGATGTCATGCAGTTCCTGCCGAGTAGTGATGCCAGTTTTGCTTTCTCACCAGATGTTTTAACCAATGCGCCAAACCCTTTTGATCCCCAAAAGACGGTGGGGCAAGCCTCGTTGCAAGTTCAAATGAATTGCTTCCTCGATTATTATTCCGCACTACCCGGTACAGGGTATATCGTTCAGCACAATGGCTACAGGGGTTTTGTGGGATACGGAACAGAAGCATTTGCCTCCCCGCTGGTCATTACCGAACCGAATCACTAA